A window of the Pseudomonas fluorescens genome harbors these coding sequences:
- a CDS encoding nucleoside-specific channel-forming protein Tsx, which translates to MHVSSCHRRRGVRTFAVSLLLAGVTGVLSQTTLAQPALPDESAQGEALSPEASPPKKGAYLSDWYNQDLMLIGSKDISFGPQPADDIYLEYEYFGRKGPFELYGYIDIPKIFNIGNSHDKGVWDHGSPVFMEHEPRISIDYLAGRSLAIGPFKEWYVAFDWIYDHGSRKENRANTLYSGFGTDIDTHSRVNLSANLYGRYQWENYGASNEYSWDGYRAQLKYIVPIDKFSNGASLTYIGFTNFDFGSDLHKDNPARTANATVATNVLLYSFTHLRFTLVGRYFHNGGNWEDGSELNFGDGNFRARSNGWGYYAGVGYQF; encoded by the coding sequence ATGCACGTTTCTTCCTGCCACCGCCGTCGCGGTGTGCGTACCTTTGCTGTTTCCCTGCTACTGGCCGGCGTTACCGGAGTTCTCAGTCAGACCACACTGGCGCAGCCTGCCCTGCCCGATGAATCCGCCCAGGGCGAAGCCCTCAGTCCCGAAGCCAGCCCGCCGAAAAAAGGCGCGTACCTGTCGGACTGGTACAACCAGGACCTGATGCTGATCGGCAGCAAGGACATCAGCTTCGGCCCGCAACCGGCCGACGATATCTATCTGGAATACGAGTACTTCGGGCGCAAGGGCCCGTTCGAGCTGTACGGCTACATCGACATTCCGAAGATCTTCAACATCGGCAACAGTCACGACAAAGGCGTGTGGGACCATGGCTCGCCGGTGTTCATGGAGCACGAGCCGCGCATCTCCATCGACTACCTCGCCGGCCGCAGCCTGGCCATCGGGCCGTTCAAGGAATGGTACGTGGCGTTCGACTGGATCTACGACCACGGCAGCCGTAAAGAGAACCGCGCCAACACGCTGTACAGCGGTTTCGGCACCGACATCGACACCCATTCGCGGGTCAATCTGTCGGCCAATCTGTACGGGCGCTATCAATGGGAAAACTACGGCGCCAGCAACGAATATTCGTGGGACGGCTACCGCGCGCAGCTCAAGTACATCGTGCCGATCGACAAGTTCAGCAACGGCGCCTCGCTGACTTACATCGGCTTCACCAACTTCGATTTCGGCTCGGACCTGCACAAGGACAACCCGGCACGCACCGCCAATGCCACGGTGGCAACCAACGTCTTGCTGTACTCGTTCACCCACTTGCGCTTCACCCTGGTCGGTCGTTACTTCCACAACGGCGGCAACTGGGAGGACGGCAGCGAGTTGAACTTCGGCGACGGCAATTTCCGCGCGCGTTCCAATGGCTGGGGTTACTACGCCGGCGTCGGTTATCAGTTCTAA
- a CDS encoding quinone oxidoreductase family protein gives MKALQFDKTGDLSSLRFVEVPTPVPGADEILVQIKAAGLNPSDVKNVLGRFPYTTLPRIPGRDFAGVVVEGPQALIGQEVWGTGRELGFFADGSHAQFVKLPANGVAHKPSHLSFTQAASLGVPYTTAWDALERSLVSAETRLLVIGGGAVATAALALAKVRGAQLLAAARRPEQVKDLQAQGYQTIQLDKPEDLGAQVNAVYRGGADVIFDTTGFWLPASVAALATFGRIAIIAAPVDGHVQLPALALYRKGGSVVGINSLLYGVEACAAMLEQFGRFFDEDLLPLPQGLVEAPLAEGLARYADVNQGSGDKVILIP, from the coding sequence ATGAAAGCACTGCAATTCGATAAAACCGGCGACCTGTCTTCCCTGCGCTTCGTCGAGGTGCCGACGCCGGTGCCGGGCGCTGACGAGATACTGGTGCAGATCAAGGCCGCGGGCCTCAATCCCAGCGATGTGAAGAACGTGCTCGGACGCTTCCCGTACACCACGCTGCCGCGCATTCCCGGTCGGGATTTTGCCGGTGTGGTGGTCGAAGGGCCGCAAGCGTTGATCGGTCAGGAGGTCTGGGGCACCGGGCGTGAACTGGGCTTTTTCGCCGATGGCTCCCATGCGCAGTTCGTCAAGCTGCCGGCCAATGGCGTGGCGCACAAGCCTTCGCATTTGAGCTTCACTCAGGCCGCGAGCCTTGGTGTGCCTTACACCACGGCGTGGGATGCGCTGGAACGCAGTCTGGTCAGTGCAGAAACCCGTTTGCTGGTGATCGGTGGCGGGGCGGTGGCGACCGCGGCATTGGCGTTGGCCAAGGTGCGCGGCGCGCAGTTGCTGGCGGCGGCGCGGCGGCCGGAGCAGGTCAAGGACTTGCAGGCTCAGGGCTATCAGACGATTCAGCTGGACAAGCCCGAGGATCTGGGCGCGCAGGTCAACGCCGTGTATCGCGGCGGTGCCGACGTGATTTTCGACACCACCGGTTTCTGGCTGCCGGCCTCGGTCGCGGCGCTGGCGACCTTCGGGCGGATCGCGATCATCGCTGCGCCAGTCGATGGGCATGTGCAGTTGCCGGCGCTGGCGCTGTATCGCAAGGGCGGTTCGGTGGTCGGCATCAACTCGTTGCTGTACGGCGTTGAAGCCTGCGCGGCGATGCTCGAGCAGTTCGGCCGGTTCTTCGACGAAGACCTGCTGCCACTGCCACAAGGGCTGGTCGAAGCGCCGCTGGCCGAGGGGCTGGCGCGTTATGCCGATGTGAATCAGGGCAGTGGCGACAAGGTCATCCTGATTCCCTGA
- a CDS encoding DUF1427 family protein, with protein MNYLISLGVGLGVGLLYGALDVRSPAPPTIALVGLLGMLAGEQLWPMGRQLVSGWLS; from the coding sequence ATGAATTACCTGATTTCACTGGGCGTCGGTCTGGGTGTCGGCCTGCTGTATGGCGCGCTGGATGTCCGTTCTCCGGCGCCGCCGACCATCGCGCTGGTGGGCCTGCTGGGCATGCTGGCGGGCGAGCAGTTGTGGCCGATGGGCCGGCAACTGGTCAGTGGCTGGCTGTCCTGA
- a CDS encoding AraC family transcriptional regulator, translating into MFAMALAAPPDLSDTDVPVQPLARTYPRGLFIEPHEHVWGQLLYAMSGVMWVETPHEALVVPPQRAVWLPPGVPHGIRVVSDLQMRNIYLRPALAATLDETVQVIEVGGLLRELIVGLVAQGDSGDAEYYEALVGLALLELKRARRSQLKIPLPDDADRRLMSLCQAVMAAPSLDIPFEQHAENAGASVRTLARLFKEGLGMGFAEWRRQVQLATAVAELIQGVPVSAIARELGYSPSSFSDMFRRELGVAPSQFDGGPLAG; encoded by the coding sequence ATGTTCGCCATGGCCCTCGCTGCGCCCCCTGATCTGAGTGATACCGATGTGCCGGTGCAGCCGCTGGCGCGCACGTATCCGCGCGGGTTGTTCATCGAGCCGCATGAGCATGTGTGGGGGCAGTTGCTATATGCGATGAGCGGGGTGATGTGGGTCGAGACGCCGCATGAGGCGCTGGTGGTGCCGCCGCAACGGGCGGTGTGGTTGCCGCCGGGGGTGCCGCACGGGATTCGGGTGGTGTCGGATTTGCAGATGCGCAATATCTACCTGCGCCCGGCGTTGGCGGCGACGCTGGATGAGACGGTGCAGGTGATTGAGGTCGGCGGTTTGCTGCGTGAGTTGATCGTCGGGCTGGTGGCGCAGGGCGACAGCGGTGATGCCGAGTATTACGAGGCGCTGGTCGGGTTGGCGCTGCTGGAGCTGAAACGTGCAAGGCGTTCGCAGTTGAAGATCCCGTTGCCGGACGATGCCGACCGGCGGTTGATGAGTCTGTGTCAGGCGGTGATGGCCGCGCCGTCGCTGGACATTCCTTTCGAGCAGCATGCCGAGAACGCCGGAGCGAGCGTGCGAACGTTGGCGCGGTTGTTCAAGGAAGGTCTGGGCATGGGCTTCGCCGAATGGCGGCGTCAGGTGCAGTTGGCGACGGCGGTTGCCGAGTTGATTCAAGGCGTGCCGGTCAGCGCGATTGCCCGCGAGCTGGGTTATTCGCCGAGCAGTTTCAGCGACATGTTCCGCCGGGAGCTGGGTGTCGCGCCTTCGCAATTCGATGGTGGGCCGCTCGCCGGCTGA
- a CDS encoding DUF6555 family protein, protein MNNAKLFVIEYTLHGAPKSFIIRSDKMDNTEAWHWASCDAGVGRIPRFGREKVQKTSKPMAEKFGVENVTWRPAS, encoded by the coding sequence ATGAACAACGCAAAACTGTTTGTCATCGAATACACCCTTCACGGCGCGCCAAAGTCGTTCATTATCCGTTCGGACAAAATGGACAACACCGAGGCGTGGCATTGGGCAAGCTGCGACGCAGGGGTCGGCCGCATCCCGCGTTTCGGCCGGGAGAAAGTGCAAAAGACCAGCAAGCCTATGGCAGAAAAATTCGGCGTGGAAAACGTCACATGGCGACCGGCGAGCTAA
- a CDS encoding metallothionein produces the protein MADRKCDCPGCRCTIKEGEHSYVAHGKHYCCEACAHHHKSGEECSGKGCQCAHPK, from the coding sequence ATGGCAGATAGAAAATGCGATTGTCCGGGATGTCGTTGCACGATCAAGGAGGGTGAGCATTCTTATGTGGCGCACGGTAAGCATTATTGCTGTGAGGCCTGTGCGCATCATCACAAGAGTGGCGAGGAGTGTTCTGGCAAGGGTTGCCAGTGCGCGCACCCGAAATAA
- a CDS encoding DMT family transporter has protein sequence MSLVILLAVVLLAGAVLSVQAAINGRLGETVGVLRSSLLTFVVGAVSTGLLILFFEPAHAVSLLDVPKWQLSGALFGVVYMMVMVGAVPRVGTAVATVAVIVGQLGMGMLIDNFGWLGNPAIELSSSRVLAMVCLGLALVFMYRSSVRQAV, from the coding sequence ATGAGTCTGGTTATTTTGTTGGCGGTGGTGTTGTTGGCCGGTGCGGTGCTGAGTGTGCAGGCGGCGATCAATGGGCGTCTTGGGGAAACCGTTGGTGTGTTGCGCAGCAGTTTGTTGACGTTTGTCGTCGGCGCTGTGAGCACGGGGCTGTTGATTCTGTTTTTCGAACCGGCTCATGCGGTCAGCCTGCTGGACGTGCCGAAGTGGCAGTTGAGTGGGGCCCTGTTTGGGGTGGTTTATATGATGGTCATGGTTGGTGCGGTGCCGCGGGTGGGGACGGCTGTGGCGACGGTGGCGGTGATTGTCGGGCAGCTTGGAATGGGGATGTTGATCGATAATTTTGGGTGGTTGGGGAATCCGGCGATTGAGCTGTCTTCGAGTCGGGTTTTGGCGATGGTCTGTCTCGGGCTGGCGCTGGTATTCATGTACCGCAGTAGCGTGCGCCAGGCCGTTTGA
- a CDS encoding DMT family transporter, with product MQSFDEVSAAPAPVARPGLRLLLLPLVILAGMGLSVEAGLLGPLGEQVGHLWATLSIFGVGSAILFLLLLFAGPQKGPALTDLPRWQLIGGFLGPMYVVVLTLATPHIGIAMTMIAILSGQVGKSVLIDHFGWFGATRKKVNAERWLALGLIVAALILIARG from the coding sequence ATGCAGTCGTTTGATGAAGTGAGTGCCGCGCCGGCCCCAGTCGCCCGGCCCGGTTTGCGCTTGTTGCTGTTGCCGTTGGTGATTCTGGCCGGCATGGGTTTGTCGGTGGAGGCCGGGTTGCTCGGGCCGCTGGGTGAGCAGGTCGGGCATTTGTGGGCGACCTTGAGTATCTTCGGGGTCGGGTCGGCGATTCTGTTTTTGCTGTTGCTGTTTGCGGGGCCGCAGAAGGGGCCGGCGCTGACGGATCTGCCGCGCTGGCAGTTGATCGGCGGTTTTCTGGGGCCGATGTATGTGGTGGTGCTGACGCTGGCAACGCCGCACATCGGGATTGCGATGACGATGATTGCGATTTTGTCGGGGCAGGTGGGCAAGAGTGTGTTGATTGACCATTTCGGGTGGTTCGGGGCTACGCGCAAGAAGGTCAATGCTGAGCGGTGGCTGGCGTTGGGGTTGATTGTGGCGGCACTGATTTTGATTGCGCGAGGTTGA
- a CDS encoding LysR family transcriptional regulator — MHGLNELGFKALRLFVAVLDHGSFSEVARREGVAPSSISRQIQLMEQALNQQLLYRHTRAVTPTEAGRMLGHHARLVLVQLEEAEQALQEQQSEPTGLVRINAPVVFGQRHLTPWLGRFYERYPKLQLDIQQTDHYIDPLQEGADLLFRIGPLHDSSMQARILAPHRFQVAASPAYLKRFGTPQLPDDLTRHQCLAYKGATGQQRWFFRQGQGEWTPYSVKGPITGNHADTLTQAAEQGLGLVMFPSWLIGEAVREGTLVPVLGDYQVSNSVEPQQISVLWPGSRRLSVKVRTVIDFFIECFGEVPYWDRP, encoded by the coding sequence ATGCACGGGCTCAACGAACTGGGATTCAAGGCGCTAAGGCTGTTTGTGGCGGTGCTCGACCACGGCAGTTTTTCCGAAGTCGCCCGCCGCGAGGGCGTGGCGCCCTCCTCGATTTCCCGGCAGATCCAGTTGATGGAACAGGCGCTGAATCAGCAATTGCTCTACCGCCACACCCGCGCGGTCACGCCGACCGAAGCCGGGCGCATGCTCGGCCACCACGCGCGGCTGGTACTGGTGCAACTGGAAGAAGCCGAACAGGCGTTGCAGGAACAGCAAAGCGAACCGACCGGGCTGGTGCGGATCAACGCCCCGGTGGTGTTCGGTCAGCGTCACCTCACGCCATGGCTCGGCCGTTTTTACGAGCGCTATCCGAAGCTGCAACTGGACATCCAGCAGACCGACCACTACATCGATCCGCTGCAGGAAGGCGCCGACCTGCTGTTCCGCATCGGCCCGTTGCACGACTCGAGCATGCAGGCCCGAATCCTTGCGCCGCACCGCTTTCAGGTCGCGGCCAGCCCGGCGTATCTCAAGCGTTTCGGCACGCCACAACTCCCCGACGACCTCACGCGCCATCAGTGCCTGGCCTACAAGGGCGCGACCGGTCAGCAGCGCTGGTTCTTCCGTCAGGGTCAGGGTGAGTGGACGCCGTACTCGGTCAAAGGCCCGATCACCGGCAACCATGCCGATACCCTGACCCAGGCCGCCGAGCAGGGTTTGGGGCTGGTGATGTTTCCGTCATGGCTGATCGGCGAGGCGGTGCGTGAGGGCACGCTGGTGCCGGTGCTGGGGGATTATCAGGTGTCGAACAGTGTGGAGCCGCAGCAGATTTCGGTGCTGTGGCCGGGGAGCCGGCGGCTGTCGGTGAAGGTGCGGACGGTGATTGACTTTTTCATCGAGTGCTTCGGCGAAGTTCCCTACTGGGACAGACCCTGA
- a CDS encoding methyl-accepting chemotaxis protein: protein MTSQLTGLVTQVSDQAQRSDQAMERQRHETDQVATAINEMSAAAQEVAKSAQNAAVAAQQTDEEGQTAKRVVAGSIKQIHALVDDIRSSGVSLDSLQQDVSSIVGVLGVIRSIAEQTNLLALNAAIEAARAGEAGRGFAVVADEVRALASRTQISTQEIQGMIDRLQAGTQSAVEAMRRSSEAGDGTSAQANQAGASLDAMADLIATINSMNAQIASAAEEQTAVAEEINRSVHQIAVAVDNVADETQLGAQTSRSLAELGQRLGKLVGQFRICPLKAPSP, encoded by the coding sequence ATGACGTCGCAACTGACCGGCCTGGTGACGCAAGTGTCGGATCAGGCCCAGCGCTCGGATCAGGCCATGGAACGTCAGCGTCACGAAACCGATCAGGTCGCCACGGCGATCAATGAAATGTCCGCTGCCGCGCAGGAAGTCGCCAAGAGCGCACAGAACGCGGCCGTCGCCGCACAGCAGACCGACGAAGAAGGCCAGACCGCCAAACGCGTGGTGGCCGGCAGCATCAAGCAGATTCATGCGCTGGTGGATGACATCCGCAGCAGCGGCGTGTCCCTCGACAGCCTGCAGCAGGACGTGTCGTCGATTGTCGGCGTGCTCGGGGTAATTCGCTCGATCGCCGAACAGACCAACCTGCTGGCGCTCAACGCCGCGATCGAAGCGGCCCGGGCCGGCGAGGCCGGGCGCGGGTTTGCGGTGGTGGCCGATGAAGTGCGGGCGCTGGCTTCGCGCACGCAGATCAGCACTCAGGAAATTCAGGGGATGATCGATCGCTTGCAGGCGGGGACGCAGTCGGCGGTCGAGGCGATGCGCCGATCCAGCGAGGCGGGTGACGGTACGTCGGCTCAGGCCAATCAGGCGGGAGCGTCGCTGGATGCGATGGCGGATCTGATTGCGACCATCAACTCGATGAACGCCCAGATCGCCAGTGCCGCTGAAGAGCAGACGGCCGTGGCCGAAGAGATCAACCGCAGCGTGCATCAGATTGCGGTGGCGGTGGATAACGTGGCGGATGAGACCCAGTTGGGGGCGCAGACTTCGAGGAGTCTGGCGGAGTTGGGGCAGCGGTTGGGCAAGTTGGTTGGGCAGTTCCGAATCTGCCCCCTAAAGGCCCCCTCACCCTAA
- a CDS encoding Na+/H+ antiporter family protein, giving the protein MNAVIAAVGVMLILSLSRVHVVIALIVGALVGGLTGGLGIDATLKAFNSGLGGGATVALSYALLGAFAVAIAKSGLAHALADKALAMVDRQHATGGGSVKWLLIGLLWVVAIASQNILPIHIAFIPLLVPPLLYVLTKLQLDRRLIACVMTFGLITPYMFLPVGFGNIFLNEILLANVARSGVDISGINVTHAMGIPALGMLAGLGMAFISYRKKRVYDLGKIEQVEQVAVQYNPRSLLIAGVAIAAAFIIQLLLDSMIIGALSGFLIFSASGIVKWRETDDLFTEGMKMMAMIGFIMIAASGFAEVMKATGEVQTLVESSASWINHSKGIGALLMLLVGLLVTMGIGSSFSTVPILAAIFVPLCVQLGFSPIAIVCIVGTAGALGDAGSPASDSTLGPTSGLNIDGQHHHIWDTVVPTFLHYNLPLLAFGWVAAMVL; this is encoded by the coding sequence ATGAATGCAGTGATTGCTGCGGTCGGCGTCATGCTGATCCTCAGCCTGTCCCGGGTGCATGTAGTGATCGCGTTGATCGTCGGTGCGCTGGTCGGTGGCCTGACCGGTGGTCTGGGCATCGACGCCACGCTCAAGGCTTTCAACAGTGGCCTGGGTGGCGGGGCGACGGTGGCGTTGTCCTACGCGTTGCTCGGCGCTTTCGCCGTGGCGATTGCCAAGTCCGGCCTGGCCCATGCGCTGGCCGACAAGGCTCTGGCGATGGTCGACCGCCAGCATGCGACCGGTGGCGGCAGCGTCAAATGGCTGCTGATCGGCCTGCTGTGGGTGGTGGCGATTGCCTCGCAGAACATCCTGCCGATCCACATCGCGTTCATTCCGCTGCTGGTGCCGCCGCTTCTCTATGTACTGACCAAGCTGCAACTGGACCGCCGGCTCATCGCCTGCGTCATGACCTTCGGCCTGATCACGCCGTACATGTTCTTGCCAGTGGGCTTCGGCAACATTTTCCTCAACGAGATCCTGCTGGCCAACGTTGCCCGCAGTGGCGTGGACATCAGCGGTATCAATGTCACGCATGCCATGGGCATTCCGGCACTGGGCATGCTGGCCGGTCTGGGCATGGCGTTCATCAGCTATCGCAAGAAGCGCGTCTACGACCTGGGGAAAATCGAGCAGGTCGAGCAGGTGGCGGTGCAATACAACCCGCGAAGCCTGTTGATCGCCGGTGTCGCCATTGCGGCGGCCTTCATTATTCAATTGCTGCTGGACTCGATGATTATCGGGGCACTGTCCGGTTTCCTGATCTTTTCGGCATCGGGCATCGTCAAATGGCGCGAGACGGATGACCTGTTCACCGAAGGCATGAAGATGATGGCGATGATCGGCTTCATCATGATCGCCGCTTCCGGATTCGCCGAAGTGATGAAGGCCACCGGCGAGGTGCAGACGCTGGTCGAGTCTTCGGCGTCGTGGATCAATCACAGCAAGGGCATCGGTGCCTTGCTGATGCTGCTGGTCGGTCTGCTGGTGACCATGGGCATCGGCTCTTCGTTTTCCACGGTGCCGATTCTGGCGGCGATTTTCGTGCCGCTGTGCGTGCAACTGGGCTTCAGCCCGATTGCCATCGTTTGCATCGTCGGCACGGCCGGTGCCTTGGGCGATGCCGGTTCGCCCGCGTCCGACTCGACCCTCGGCCCGACCTCCGGTCTGAACATCGACGGCCAGCACCATCACATCTGGGACACCGTGGTCCCGACCTTCCTGCACTACAACCTGCCGTTGCTGGCGTTCGGCTGGGTGGCCGCGATGGTCCTCTGA
- a CDS encoding methyl-accepting chemotaxis protein, giving the protein MEQQYRQVDQVATASHEMSATAQDVARSAAQAAEAAKDADRATRQGLTVIDRTTASIDTLAADMSAAMVQVEGLAANSEKIGTVLETIRAIAEQTNLLALNAAIEAARAGEAGRGFAVVADEVRNLARRTQESVEETRQVIEQLQNGTQDVVGSMGNSHRQAQGSVEQVGQAVTALRQIGDAVTVISDMNLQIASAAEEQSAVAEEINNNVATIRDVTESLSGQANESARVSQSLNSLANQQQSLMDQFRV; this is encoded by the coding sequence ATGGAACAGCAATACCGTCAGGTCGATCAGGTGGCCACCGCGTCCCACGAAATGAGCGCCACCGCTCAGGACGTCGCCCGCAGCGCGGCACAAGCCGCCGAAGCCGCCAAGGATGCCGACCGCGCCACCCGTCAGGGCCTGACCGTGATCGACCGCACCACCGCCAGCATCGACACCCTCGCCGCCGACATGAGCGCCGCGATGGTGCAGGTCGAAGGCCTGGCCGCCAACAGCGAGAAGATCGGCACCGTGCTGGAAACCATCCGCGCCATCGCCGAACAGACCAACCTGCTGGCCCTGAACGCCGCCATCGAAGCCGCCCGTGCCGGTGAAGCCGGACGCGGTTTTGCGGTGGTCGCCGACGAAGTGCGCAACCTCGCCCGCCGCACCCAGGAATCGGTGGAAGAAACCCGCCAGGTGATCGAGCAATTACAGAACGGCACCCAGGACGTGGTCGGCTCGATGGGCAACAGCCATCGTCAGGCCCAGGGCAGTGTCGAACAGGTTGGTCAAGCGGTTACCGCGCTACGCCAGATCGGCGATGCGGTGACAGTCATCAGCGACATGAACCTGCAGATTGCCAGCGCTGCCGAGGAACAGAGCGCGGTGGCTGAAGAGATCAACAACAACGTGGCGACGATTCGTGATGTGACGGAGTCGCTGTCGGGACAGGCGAATGAATCGGCGCGGGTGAGTCAGTCGCTCAATAGTCTGGCGAATCAGCAGCAGAGTTTGATGGATCAGTTTCGGGTTTGA
- a CDS encoding sensor histidine kinase has protein sequence MRSIQRRLSLGLISVMVIVGLVLAQTSLWLFEVGLQRYLEAGLRNDSENLLVALVRGPQGLQLDERHLSPAYQRPFSGHYFRIDFADSHWRSRSLWDQELPMLEHPGLHSNLQLGPDGQQLLVLRSDYRRLGQSISISVAQDYTPVRESFQRMRQIGLGLGLAGLLLILLLQRLTVRRALRPLEKAREQIAQLQQGQRSQLDEQVPAELEPLVAQINHLLAHTEDSLKRSRNALGNLGHALKTPLAVLLSLASSERLDAHPELRKILKEQLEQVQQRLNRELNRARLSGDALPGALFDCDAELPGLLSTLNMIHGEHLELSYVAPPGLQLPWDREDLLELLGNLLDNACKWADAEVRLSVVETAEGFVLSVEDDGPGIPEAQRVQVFSRGTRLDEQTHGHGLGLGIVRDIVETWGGVLVLGESEWGGLKVEIQLPRR, from the coding sequence GTGAGATCGATCCAGCGCCGCTTGAGCCTGGGTCTGATCAGCGTGATGGTGATCGTCGGCCTGGTGCTGGCGCAAACCAGCCTGTGGCTGTTCGAAGTGGGCTTGCAGCGTTACCTCGAAGCCGGCCTGCGCAACGACAGTGAAAACCTGCTGGTGGCGCTGGTGCGTGGCCCGCAGGGTCTGCAACTGGATGAGCGGCACCTGTCGCCGGCGTATCAGCGGCCGTTTTCCGGGCACTACTTCCGTATTGATTTCGCCGACAGCCACTGGCGTTCCCGCTCGCTGTGGGATCAGGAACTGCCGATGCTTGAACACCCTGGTCTGCACAGCAACCTGCAATTGGGGCCGGACGGTCAGCAATTATTGGTGCTGCGTTCGGACTATCGACGGCTCGGTCAGTCGATTTCCATCAGCGTGGCCCAGGATTACACGCCGGTGCGCGAGAGCTTCCAGCGCATGCGGCAGATTGGTCTCGGCCTCGGGCTGGCCGGGTTGTTGCTGATTCTGTTGCTGCAACGCCTGACCGTGCGCCGCGCGTTGCGGCCGCTGGAAAAAGCCCGTGAGCAGATCGCCCAGTTGCAGCAGGGCCAGCGTTCACAACTCGATGAACAGGTGCCGGCGGAACTCGAGCCTTTGGTGGCGCAGATCAACCATTTGCTGGCTCACACCGAAGACAGCCTCAAGCGTTCGCGCAATGCTCTGGGCAATCTCGGGCATGCGCTGAAAACCCCGTTGGCGGTGCTGCTCAGTCTGGCGTCGAGTGAAAGGCTCGACGCACACCCGGAACTGCGCAAGATCCTCAAGGAGCAACTGGAGCAGGTTCAGCAACGGCTGAACCGCGAGCTCAACCGTGCGCGGCTCTCTGGTGATGCGTTGCCGGGAGCGTTGTTCGATTGCGATGCAGAGCTGCCGGGGCTGTTGTCGACGTTGAACATGATTCACGGCGAACATTTGGAGCTGAGTTACGTGGCGCCGCCGGGCCTGCAATTGCCCTGGGATCGGGAAGATTTGCTGGAACTGCTTGGGAACCTGCTGGACAACGCCTGCAAGTGGGCGGATGCCGAGGTGCGGTTGAGTGTGGTCGAGACGGCGGAAGGTTTTGTGTTGAGCGTGGAAGATGACGGGCCGGGGATTCCCGAGGCTCAGCGGGTTCAGGTGTTCAGCCGGGGGACGCGGCTGGATGAGCAGACCCATGGGCATGGCTTGGGGCTGGGGATTGTGCGGGATATTGTCGAGACTTGGGGCGGGGTTTTGGTGTTGGGGGAGAGTGAGTGGGGTGGGTTGAAGGTGGAGATTCAGTTGCCTCGGCGGTGA
- a CDS encoding response regulator transcription factor codes for MRLLLVEDHVPLADELLAGLQRQGYAVDWLADGRDAVYQGSSEPYDLIVLDLGLPGVPGLEVLTQWRAGGLTIPVLILTARDSWAERIEGLKAGADDYLTKPFHPEELYLRIQSLLRRSKGQANQPTLKSAGLHLDEGRQCVVRDGADIQLTAAEFRLLRYFMLHPEQILSKSHLAEHLYDGETERDSNVLEVHVNHLRRKLGKSVIETRRGQGYLFGGQAS; via the coding sequence ATGCGCTTGCTTCTGGTGGAAGACCACGTACCGCTGGCCGACGAACTGCTCGCCGGCCTGCAACGTCAGGGCTATGCGGTGGACTGGCTGGCGGACGGGCGCGATGCGGTCTATCAGGGCAGCAGCGAGCCCTACGACCTGATCGTCCTCGACCTCGGACTGCCCGGCGTGCCGGGGCTTGAAGTGCTGACGCAATGGCGCGCCGGTGGCCTGACGATTCCGGTGCTGATCCTTACTGCCCGCGATTCCTGGGCCGAACGCATCGAAGGCCTGAAGGCCGGTGCCGACGATTACCTGACCAAACCCTTCCACCCCGAAGAACTGTATTTGCGCATTCAGTCGCTGCTGCGTCGCTCCAAGGGCCAGGCCAACCAGCCGACGCTCAAGTCTGCAGGGTTGCATCTGGACGAGGGCCGCCAGTGTGTAGTGCGCGACGGCGCCGACATTCAGCTGACCGCCGCCGAATTCCGTCTGCTGCGCTACTTCATGCTGCATCCGGAACAGATTCTTTCCAAAAGCCACCTCGCCGAACACCTTTACGACGGTGAGACCGAGCGCGATTCCAACGTGCTTGAAGTCCACGTCAATCACCTGCGGCGCAAACTCGGCAAAAGCGTGATCGAAACCCGTCGCGGCCAAGGTTATCTGTTTGGCGGACAGGCTTCGTGA
- a CDS encoding PepSY domain-containing protein has translation MKLFLPNSSTRATGLLALALVAFCSVTLARDLNQDEALRLRQQGVILPLEQVLHKAMERYPDAKLLEAELEEKHDVYIYEVELLTAEGVARELHFEAATGNLIKDKED, from the coding sequence ATGAAATTGTTTTTGCCTAATTCATCGACGCGCGCCACCGGCCTTCTGGCCCTGGCGCTCGTTGCATTCTGCTCGGTGACGCTTGCGCGCGACCTCAATCAGGACGAAGCCCTTCGCCTGCGTCAGCAGGGCGTGATTCTGCCGCTGGAGCAAGTGCTGCATAAAGCAATGGAGCGCTACCCCGACGCGAAACTGCTGGAAGCCGAGCTTGAAGAGAAGCACGACGTCTACATTTATGAAGTCGAACTGCTGACCGCCGAAGGTGTGGCTCGCGAGCTGCATTTCGAGGCCGCCACCGGCAACCTGATCAAAGACAAGGAAGACTGA